One segment of Mycolicibacterium sp. YH-1 DNA contains the following:
- the fbaA gene encoding class II fructose-bisphosphate aldolase, whose amino-acid sequence MPIATPEVYAEMLGRAKEHSFAFPAINCVGSESINAAIKGFADAGSDGIIQFSTGGAEFGSGLGVKDMVTGATALAEFAHVVAAKYPITVALHTDHCPKDKLDGFVRPLLAISAERVAKGQNPLFQSHMWDGSAVPIDENLEIAKELLKLSAEAKIILEIEIGVVGGEEDGVEAEINDKLYTTPEDFEKTIDALGVGEHGKYLLAATFGNVHGVYKPGNVQLRPDILQQGQQVAASKLGLAEGSKPFDFVFHGGSGSLKSEIEDSLKYGVVKMNVDTDTQYAFTRPIAAHMFANYDGVLKVDGEVGNKKVYDPRSYLKKAEASMTERVIEACNDLHSSGRSVSAG is encoded by the coding sequence ATGCCCATCGCCACGCCCGAGGTCTACGCCGAGATGCTGGGCCGTGCCAAGGAGCACTCCTTCGCGTTCCCGGCCATCAACTGTGTCGGATCCGAGAGCATCAACGCCGCGATCAAGGGTTTCGCCGACGCGGGCAGCGACGGCATCATCCAGTTCTCGACCGGTGGCGCCGAATTCGGCTCCGGACTCGGGGTGAAGGACATGGTCACGGGTGCCACGGCGCTGGCCGAGTTCGCGCATGTGGTGGCCGCCAAGTACCCGATCACCGTCGCGCTGCACACCGATCACTGCCCCAAGGACAAGCTCGACGGTTTCGTCCGTCCGCTGCTGGCCATCTCGGCCGAGCGCGTCGCCAAGGGCCAGAACCCGCTTTTCCAGTCGCACATGTGGGACGGTTCGGCGGTGCCGATCGATGAGAACCTCGAGATCGCCAAGGAGCTGCTGAAGCTGTCGGCCGAGGCCAAGATCATCCTTGAGATCGAGATCGGCGTGGTCGGTGGCGAAGAGGACGGCGTCGAGGCCGAGATCAACGACAAGCTCTACACCACACCCGAGGACTTCGAGAAGACCATCGACGCGCTCGGCGTCGGCGAGCACGGCAAGTACCTGCTGGCCGCGACGTTCGGCAACGTCCACGGCGTCTACAAGCCCGGCAACGTGCAGCTGCGCCCCGACATCCTGCAGCAGGGCCAGCAGGTGGCTGCCTCCAAGCTCGGACTTGCCGAGGGCTCCAAGCCGTTCGACTTCGTCTTCCACGGAGGTTCGGGCTCGCTGAAGTCCGAGATCGAGGACTCGCTGAAGTACGGCGTCGTGAAGATGAACGTCGACACCGACACGCAGTACGCCTTCACCCGGCCCATCGCCGCGCACATGTTCGCCAACTACGACGGCGTCCTGAAGGTCGACGGCGAGGTCGGCAACAAGAAGGTCTACGACCCGCGCAGCTACCTGAAGAAGGCTGAGGCCTCGATGACCGAGCGCGTCATCGAAGCCTGCAACGACCTGCACAGCAGCGGCCGCAGCGTCTCCGCCGGCTAG
- a CDS encoding alcohol dehydrogenase catalytic domain-containing protein gives MPTHKAVHVASAGASLTLTDVETSSPPRGHVRIAVAACGVCGTDREFHAGHFPGLQWPLTLGHEIAGTVVEVGDGVEDFATGDRVAVGWFGGNCNRCIPCRQGHFMQCERMQVPSWHYPGGYAESVVAPATALARIPDGLSFVEAAPMGCAGVTTFNGLRSTRAKAGDLVAVLGVGGLGHLGVQFSRAMGFETVAIGRGTAKADEAKKLGAHHYIDSTASDVAAELRKLGGATVVLATANNAEAMAATIGGLGPEGELVAIGVTPENIPVSPLDLINSGLSVSGHPSGTSRDVEETMAFAVLSGVRAVIEERPLSQAAEAYEAMDTGRARYRMVLTVSP, from the coding sequence ATGCCCACACACAAGGCTGTACACGTGGCCTCAGCTGGTGCTTCGCTGACGCTCACCGACGTCGAGACCAGTTCGCCACCACGGGGTCATGTCCGAATCGCCGTGGCCGCATGTGGCGTGTGCGGCACCGACCGCGAGTTCCATGCGGGGCACTTCCCTGGCCTGCAGTGGCCGCTGACACTGGGGCACGAGATCGCGGGCACGGTCGTCGAGGTCGGTGACGGGGTCGAGGACTTCGCGACAGGCGACCGGGTCGCCGTCGGCTGGTTCGGCGGCAACTGCAACCGATGCATCCCCTGTCGGCAGGGCCACTTCATGCAGTGCGAGCGCATGCAGGTGCCCAGCTGGCACTACCCCGGCGGCTACGCGGAGTCCGTCGTCGCGCCCGCGACGGCGCTGGCCCGTATCCCCGACGGCCTGTCGTTCGTCGAGGCCGCCCCGATGGGATGCGCAGGCGTGACGACGTTCAACGGGCTCCGGAGCACCCGGGCAAAGGCCGGCGACCTGGTCGCCGTGCTCGGCGTCGGTGGGCTGGGCCACCTCGGGGTGCAGTTCTCCCGGGCCATGGGCTTCGAGACGGTCGCGATCGGCCGGGGTACTGCCAAGGCCGACGAGGCCAAGAAGCTGGGCGCCCACCACTACATCGACTCCACGGCATCGGACGTCGCCGCCGAACTGAGGAAGCTCGGTGGCGCGACCGTGGTGCTGGCCACCGCCAACAATGCCGAGGCCATGGCCGCGACCATTGGAGGGCTGGGCCCTGAGGGCGAGCTAGTCGCCATCGGCGTCACACCCGAGAACATCCCAGTCAGCCCGCTCGACCTGATCAACTCCGGATTGTCGGTGTCGGGGCACCCGTCGGGTACGTCGCGCGATGTCGAGGAGACCATGGCCTTCGCCGTGCTGTCGGGTGTCCGGGCTGTCATCGAGGAACGACCGCTGTCTCAAGCCGCCGAGGCCTATGAGGCGATGGACACCGGCAGGGCCCGCTACCGGATGGTGCTGACGGTCTCACCCTGA